The segment AAATGGAATAAGGCTGGAGGCAAAGTTCTAAAAGGTTTAGCCAACCGGCGTGCTGCCGAAGCGGGATTATGGGCTCGAGGGTCTTATGTTTCTTCTAACTATCAAAGAGTTCAAGCGAAAGAGGCAACGGGTGCACTTAAAATAGAAGCCTTAGCACCGATTATAGGCTCTTGCTCTGGTCTTGGAGGCTTATTAGCAGGCAATGGTCCTATTCAATGGGCTTTAGCCGGTCTGATGGTTTTAGCGGGGTGTGTTGGTCTCGTATTTGTTGCCAAGCGGTTTCGGGAGCAACGGCTATGATGTTTTATCTCAAGAAATATTACTTGATGTTTACAGCGGCTTTAGCCGTTTTTTTTATGGCTTTAGCGAAGGCGTTTCATTTAGGCAAGAAAAGCGAACAGCACAAGCAAACAGAGAACGCTTTAAAGCAAGTAAAAACACGTCTTGAGGTTGAAAATGAAGTTAATCAGAAGAGTGATGGTGATGTGCGCCGTGATCTTTCTCGTTGGGTGCGCAGCAAAGAGGATTGAGAGTTGTGGTGGTTGGTTGCCGATTTATTTGGACCAGCAGGATGTTGGTGTGATCAGTGCCAATTTAGCAAGAGATATTTTAAAGCATAACAAGCATGGGGCGCATTTATGTGGTTGGAAAGATGAACAGAAATCCCAAGAGCGAAGAGCAAAGGTTTACAGAGAGAGAACGGGAGCTCCTTCATGAGATGATCAACGCTTATCAGGGTGTGAAGATGATGTCACGTTTTATGAAGTGGATGATGTTTTTTGTCTTTATGTTTATTCTTGACTTTGCCCGCCTTATGGATGCGCTCGATAATATCTTTACGCACCTCAAAAGGCGAATAAGTAAAAGTTGAAAAGTTTCTTTTTTAAGAAAAATTGATATTAATGATAAGTTAAACTATATTTAACTAGGTAAAACAATGTATAATCATTAAATTTCTTAAAGAGGAAAATTATGAGTCTAAAAAGTGAACTTATAGCAGCTAAAGTAGATATAAATCTAAAAAGTGTATTTATGGCTATAGCTGAAAGAAAACACCGTCCAGCATCTCAAATTTTACGTGATCTTATTCGTGTTTACGTTGAAAATAACAAGACACCTAATGAGGAAACGCTTGAAACTTTTCATAAAACCGATAGCAATCAAGATATTTATTATACTGAAAATATTGCTGCTTTGATTAAGCAACTGGATATTTAATTATGCGTTCAGTGAGTTATTCAGGAAAGTTTAAAAAAGATGTAAAACGGGCAAAAAAGCGTGGAAAAGATATGCAAAAACTTACAGAAGTTATGCAACTTCTGATTCATAAGCAGCAATTGCCATCTATTTTAAATGATCATGCATTACAAGGAAATTGGAAATCTCGTCAAGATCTTCATATAGAACCTGATTGGTTATTAATTTATATAGTTGATGAAGAACGAGTCCATTTTGATAGAACAGATACGCATTCGGATTTATTTAAGTAATAATCTTATTCTCATCTTTTTAAAAAGACCGTAAACTCAAAATAATTGAGAGAAAAATCTGAATTTTTTTGCTATAATCAGAGCGTTAAATTCATTTGTTTCATAAGACTTTAGATAGTTACACCCTTTGGGAAAAGCTTATGAAAACTTCGCATAGATCACTCTGATCGTCTTTTAGATATGGCTAAGAGATTAGAAGTTTCAGTTCCATTTTTATCATCAGTAGAAATTAGCAGAAAATCGGTACCTGTTGGCATAGAAGAAAAGATCATAGAGCTTTATGCTTTAGATCAAGAGGCAGCCGCCCGTTTAAGGAGAGAATCTGATGCTGGTCGTCATAGTTTTACTATCACATCATCTGATTCCTTGTATCGTGAAACCGTTGGCATGTTTATGAGACTTTTAAAGACTTTTTCACAATAGTATTTAGAATCCTTCAAAGGAATATTAGAAGTGATTAAAGAAGAGAAAAGCAAAAAAATACTCAGTTGTAGAGGCATGATTCGAAACCCTATTCCCTCGCTTTTATTTGCAAGTCCCTTACCTTTACAAACATATGGATAAACAATGAGCTATTTGATTAAAAAAAAGAATGGTGCCCCCAGAGGGCGAATCAGGCTTTATTAGCAAGAATCAAATAGTATAAAGATGTGCAAGAGTGTATTGATGTATATAATTTTTTATGTTCCAATAAAAAAAATAAGTATTAAAGAAAAAATCTCAAATCAGAAATTAAAGGTGGTCTAAAAGGTGGACCAAAAAAGGTGGACGGAAGGGGGTGTTAAGTGAGGGCGATTCACCGGTTATCAGCATCATTCGTAAAGACGTCTCCACAGGGTAAATATTGTGATGGGGTAGGACTATGGTTAAATGTTCGAAAAGACAATACGCGTTCTTGGTTTTTTCGCTATACGCACCACAATAAGCGCCGTGAAATGGGGCTTGGTCCTGTTACAAAGCTTTCTTTAAAAGAAGCGCGCGAGCTTGCTAGGCATTATAGTGATATTCTTAAAGAAGGTAATGATCCTATTGTTTTTAGAGAACAGACTATTTTAAAACAGCAAAGCAATATCTTTCAAGAAGTTGCGCAAGCGGCTTTTGAAAGCAAAAAAGCAGAATTGAAAAATGAAGGGAAAAATGGTCGTTGGTTTTCTCCATTAGAGTTGCACGTTATTCCACACATAGGTAAATTATCTATAGAAAAATTGACAGCCAATATCATTCGCAATGTTCTTGCACCACTTTGGCATGAAAAAGCAGATACAGCGCGAAAAGCACTGAATCGTATCAATATTTGCTTGAAATATGCTGCTGCTCTTGGCTTAGATGTTGACCTACAGGCTTGTATGAAAGCACGAGCCCTTTTAGGAAAATCACGTGCGACATCGACGAATATTCCTGCTATGTCTTGGCAAGAACTTCCAGATTTTTATCACAACTTAGAGGATAATATCCTTTCAAACTTAGCACTAAAATTACTAATTTTGACAGGTGCTCGATCATATCCATTGCGCTATTTGCGTCTCGAACAGATTGATAAAAATATATGGACCATACCCAAAGAAAATATGAAAGGTATTGTAGGAAAAGTTTCAGACTTTCGTGTGCCACTGAGTAGTGAAGCTATGAAAGTCATTGAAAAAACTCTGCCTTTTGAAAAAAAGGGCTTTCTATTTGCGGGGCTTAAAGGAAAACCAATTTCTGATGCAACGCTTTCTAAATTCATGAAAGACAAAGGCTTTGATTATAGACCTCATGGTTTTAGATCGAGTCTTCGTGACTGGATAGCGGAGACAACATCAACACCATTTGAAATTGCAGAATCTATTCTTGCGCATTCAGTTGGTAATTCAGTGACAAAAGCTTACATGCGAACAGACTTCTTAGAGCAACGGCGTGTTCTTTTGGAGCAATGGGCATCTTTTATATCAGGAACATCTTTACCAAACATTCCAGACCGTTAAGCCTAAAATATAATTGCTGTCACCCTATTGTAATGGCATCCCTAGAACTTCAAAGAAGCGTTGCTGTCTTTTTTTCGACATAAGCAATGAGTTTGTCAAATGAAACAACCTCTATAGACTCGTGTCTCTTCCTGCTTCTCCGCCATTCGATATTTAGCTATAAATAATTTACTGATTTTCCATATGTTTTTTTAAGGTGCGGGATACATGAATAAAGGTTAGGGAATAGGGTTTTCTAACATTCCTCCGCAACACGAACATTTTTTTGGCTTTTCTCTTCTCTAATCGTTTCTAGTATTCCTTTGAATGATTCTAAATCCTGTTGTGAAAAAACCTTTAAAAGTCTTGTAAACATGCCAACGGTTTCACGACACAAGGGATCAGACGACTTGATGGTAAAACTGCTGCGACAAGCATCCGATTCTCTCCTTAGACGGGCGGCTGCCTCTTGATTTAAAGCGTAAACCTCTATGATCTTTTCTTCCATGCCAACGGGTACAGATTTTTTGCCAATTTCTACAGATGATAAAAATGGGACAGAGATGTCTAATTTCTTAGCCATATCTAAAAGACGTTCAGAGTGATCTATGCGAAGTTTGCGTAAGGTTTTACCAAAGGGTGTAATCATCTAAAAAATCCTATGAAACAAATGAACATTCACCTTGATTCTAGCATATTTGAAAATTATTTCTCTCAATTCTTAGGAAAGATTTCTTTTCAAAGGGAAACTATTTTAAGAGAGATATGGAGGAACTAACTCTTTGAAAACCACTGTTTTAAATGGGCAAAAACATTGTCTATTGCATCCATAATCCGAGCAAAGTCAAGGATGAGTAAAAAGAGAAAAAAGGCTATCCACTTCATCAAGCGAGACATCATTTTTACATTTTGATAAGTGATGATTATTTCTTGAAGCATTTCTTTTTCTGCTTCTGTAAGCGCGGTGGTTTTTTTAGTGTTTTTTCTAGCCATGTTTCCACCCACATAAATATTCACCCTGCTTGTTATGCTTTAAGATCTCTCTTGCTAAGTTTGAACTGATGATGTTCAAATCTTGTCGCTGCAAATATATCGGCAACCAACCCACACAAGAAGAAGCAACTTTATTTGTCGCGCAACCAGTGAGAGAGATCAGTACGCACATCAGCATCACTTTTTTTATTAATTTCATTTTCTACCTCAAGCCGTGTTGTTGCAGTCTTTAAAATCTTCTCTGTTTGCTTTTGCTGTTCAGTTCTTTTGCCAAGAACAAAAGCTTTTGCTACAATCATAAAAAAAGCGGCTAAAGCCGCACCTGTTAGCATCAGATTTTTTTTCATCCATAAAATCATAATTTGTGTTCCTGAAAGCGTCTTGCGACACAGAAAAGACCGGCACAGGCGGCTAAAACCATAATGGTTGCCAATGCCCATTGGATGGGACCATTGCCCGCTAACAAGCCGCCAAGACCAGAGAAAGAACCAATGATGGGGGCAAGCGCTTCCGCTTTGAAAATCCCCATTGGCTGTTTGGTTTCTACTGGTTGATAATTGGAGGAAACATAAGCGCCTTTTGCCCATAAGCCTGCTTCTGCTGTACGCCGGTGTACGAGACCTTGAAGGCGCTTTCCACCCGCTTTGGTCCATTTTTGTAATTCAGAGGGGATTGCTTCATATTCACCTTGATTGAGTTTTTTTAACAGTGTCGAATTGCAAAAGGCTGCTGTTCCTACATTATAACAAAAGGACACGAGTGCTGCGAATTGTTCGTCTGTTAAGGAAACTTGAACAGCGTGTTCAACAGCATTCTCAAATTGTTGCAAATCATGGCAAAGAAACTCTTCTGCTTGTTCTTCAGTGATTATCATGCCCTTATGAACAAAGGGTTTTCCAGCAGAATTTGTATGTCCATAACCAATGGTCCATATACCAATGGCATCTTTATAGGCGTTGAGACGCAAGCCTTCCCATTGTTTAATAAGTGCTAATCCTTCTGATGATATTTTTCTCATAGGTTTCTCCATAAAAAAAGCCCACCTCTATGGATGGACACTTAAAGTTTCTTGATTGAGTAACGACCAGAAAATTCAACAGCTGTTACTTGTTTTATTAATGATAAAATTCTTTCTCAATATCTTAACAATTAGCAAATTATCAGGTCGGGACATCCAGTGATACTAAGGTTCGTGCAATTATGTTGACGTAAATGACCAGTCAAGTCCTTTGCTCGTAACGGATCATATTTTTTCGATATCTGTGTGGATAAAATCGTTTCCTTTAAATAACAGTGGTAATTCATAATTTTTGCTACAAGCATAAGCAAAACAATCACCCATATTAAGTCGTGCTTTGCTGCCTGTTCCCTTACCAAAATTCATATAAGCATGAACAGCAGTTTGATATTCGCGATCTTCAATAGTGACAAATTGAATATTGTAAAATTCTAGAAAATCATCAACTAAAGCTTTTGCTTCTACAACTGTTGAGCGTGCAACAGGTTTTCCTTCTTGTGTTTTCTCAAAGCAAAGTCCAGCAACAGCTTCCCACACAGCTATTGCTGACGTATGATTTTGCTGAGTTTTTTCCATCTTTTCGATAAAAACAGGTGCCTCTTCCTCACCTAACAAAATAGCAAGAATAGCCGAAGCGTCGAGAAACATTTAAAAGCCTCCGCTTAAATCATCAAAAAACGCCTTGCGCTGTTCTTCCGTATAAGAATTATATTCTTTACCTAAAAATTTTTTGGTTCGTTGCTGAAGCTCTATAGCCTTTTCCTGATAAGAAACTTCTTTTTTCTTAGCTTCTTTTAACATCAAAAGTGCTGCTTCAATTGTTTGAGTATAAGTATTATAACCATAAAGGTTTTTGACTTCATCAGCTAATCTTTTAACATTTTTATTCGGAACAAAAAGTGTATCAGACATTTTCTAACCTCCAAAACTAATATTAGTTTCTTACAATTATAATATCATATAATTAATATTAGTTCCAGTATTTTTAAAAATCTCAAACAACTCGCTATCCTTTAATCGGAGAGAAACATTACAATTTCTTTATATATCTCCCTCATCCATATGGATGACGCCTTCGCCTTCCTCATATGCATTTTGTGGAGCGTTTGGATCAAGAGTATCATCCTTGTCTGGTGTTGTGTTTGCAACATTTCCAGCGGCGTCTTCTTGTCCTTCATCAAAAAGTTCACACTCTATTTTTGTGGTGTAACCACCCGTTTTATCAAGCTTATGCTTGACGCTTTTGATGCGCCATTCTGCTGGTATATAAGGACGGAAAGGGGGCTCTTGAACAAGCTTTGCCTCTGCTTGCACAAAGGGATCACCACCAATATCACAGGAGAAAGAAGATTTGCCCCGTGATGATTTGTTACGATAAGCAGCAATAGCTGCAACAGCCTCTGATTGATTATGGTAGGTATATTTGAGTTCATGAAACGGTGGATTACCGGATTTGACTTCTTTCTTTTCACCACTGCGCAGATCATAATAGGTTGCGATAACGCCACCTTTTTTCTCTTGTTCTTGCTTCTCCGCTTCTTTTTCTTCTTCTTTCTCTGGTTCAGATGGTTCTGGTAGATCATTTTCATCCATATGGATGGTGTTTTCATCCTCCTCTATCTCTTCTGGTGCACGTGCATCTGCTGCGGCTTTTTGGTCCTCACCACCATCGGTTTCTAGACCATTGGCTGCACCTGCTTCATCCCGTGCGCTGTATTTAAAATCCCAACATGTGCACTGTTTCTCATGAAGAATCACTATGGGAAGTGTCTCGCCGGTGATGGCTTTTCCTTCTCCCCGTTTGGCAAGGACTAGCTTACCATCAACAGGCTTTGCTACCGCATCATATTCTTCTGCAAGGCGGGCGGCAAAAGCCATATCACTTTCAGTGGTTTGATCAATATGACGCACAACAATTTTCGCAAGAGAAGGGTCAACCTTTGCGGTATAACCATTACGTTGTGCGATTTCTTGAACAATATTGCCAAGTGTTTGCTGGTGATAAGATTGGCTTTTGGGTGTTCTATAAGACGTGTTCATTGCCGCAGCACGCCCTGTAACAGTTAAGCTTTGTGGTGGACTGCTTACAGAGATCTCGTCTATCAGATAGGCTCCCATATCGCGTATTTTGCCGCTCTCATAACCAAGTGTTACGGAAAGAACTGTTCCGATAAGGGGTATATCAAGAAAGCCATTATCACTGTTGCGTGCACGGTCATCAAGCTCTATGGTGATACGGTCGCTTTTGTCTTCTGCCTCATCGGTTATTTCAATTGATAAAACATAATCCATGAGCGTTTTGGTAATGTCTTGTCCATTTGCCATAACCATGCAAAAAGGTTTCATGATTTGCTTCCCCAAATTCTAATCACGGGTGTGGCTTTGGGATAGGGGAGGGATGGCAAAATGATTGTAATGCCTGCTGTCAAAATGGGTCCATAGTCTGCAAGCCCTAAATTTGCCGCATAGACACGTTCAACAGCAAGCGATTGTTGACCTTTGGCATAATATTTCCAGCAAATGGCATCAACCATATCGCCTTGTTTTGTCCTATAAAGATCACTCATAGGTCTTCACCATATTCTCTCAGTTTTACTGTAAATTCTTGTTTTTTGGGGGCACCGTTATAATGAAAAACGCTTTGCTTTTCCTCCACGGAAAGGATAACAAACTTCCCTAAAATTTTGCCTTGCCCTGTTACAAGAATATGAGGTCCCTGATGGGCGATTTGCCGCAAATATTCGAGTTGTCCATGCCCACCTTTGAAATCTGGATAGATCACACCCGTTAAGGAAAATTCTGCATTTGCAACAGCAGGCAATTGAAGAGCAGCTTTTCGTCCCAATCGTCCTTGCTCGACCCATGGTACACCATAAGACAGATCAAGAGTTTGATAGGCTGCCGTTTCAATCGAAAAAATAAAACCACCCAAAGCAAGCATCATGGTCTTTAATCCGAAAGGCTAGAGGCTATCGCCAAACGTTGCTGTTTTGCATAGCGTTCAAGGGCTTGATTGACAGCGTCTCTGATTTCATCTTTGAGACCATTTGGCACGGAAATATTGAGATTTGTAATGGTGACGCGGGCGTCTACTTCAACAGGTTTATGAATTGCAATTGGTTTGGGAGCTTTGAAGGCATCTGCTTTTGCATTGGGAGCTTCCATATGCTTTGTTGCGATTGCCCCTGTATTAAAACCACTGTTGCTTTTTCCAGATGGGGATTTGGTGACAACAGCGGTATCCATCATTCTTTTCGCACGTGCATTGGTTTCATCGGTAAAGGTTTTAATCGTTTCTGTTGAAGTTTTGTTGATTGAAACATTGAAACCAAGTTTTTCTTTCATCCAGTTAGGCATCAATAAGACATTGATTTATAATAATAATTCACTGTTTTGCATGTTGAATGAGACCCCCGAATATTCTAAGATTCTCTCATCTCAAACCTGCTTATGCTGAATCAATCAAAATCATCCCCTTGCACGTCACAAGTGGGATTAACGTGTGGATAGAAAACATTTAGAAAGGAGTAAAAATGCCTTTAATGAATCGTCTTAATGCAAGGGCTGTCGCAACATTGGGGGCTGGCAAATATAATGATGGTGCCGGCTTGGTACTTCATAAGCGTAAAGATGGGGGTGCTCAATGGATTTATCGATATACCATTCACGGGCGGCGTCGTGAGATGGGCTTGGGTGCTTTAAGAGATGTCTCTTTAAAACAAGCCCGTGAATTGGCAACCCAATGGCGTTTTGTTATTCGTGATGGTCGTGACCCCATTAAAGAACGTGAGAAACAAAAACGTGAGGCAATGCGTAATCTCCATTATTTAAAAGATATTGCTTTGGATGCTTTTGAAAGTCGTAAAGCAGAATTAAAAGGAGATGGTAAAAATGGTGAGTGGTTTTCACCTTTAAAACTTCATATTCTCCCTAAATTAGGTTGTCTACCCGTTTCAGAGATTACACAAACCGATATACGCAATACGCTTGCCCCCATTTGGCATACAAAAGCTGGAGCAGCCCGTGCTGCACTAAATCGTCTTAATATTTGCCTCAAACATGCTGCTGCATTGGGTTTAGATGTGGATCTACAAGCAACAGAAAAAGCAAAAGCTCTTTTAGGCAAACAACGCCATAAAATGCAAAATAGACCAGCAATGGATTGGAGAGATGTTCCGTTTTTTTATAAAACACTTTGCAAAACACCAACCCTAACACAATTGGCTTTGCGTCTGCTTATTCTGACAGGCGTTCGTACCTATCCTTTGCGTCATATCCATAAAGATCAGATTGAAGATGATATATGGACTATCCCAGCTGAAAATATGAAAGGAAGGCGTGATACAACAAAAGAATTTCGCGTGCCTCTATCAACAGAGGCATTGGAAATTTTGAAACAAGCGCGCTTGTTGTCGCGTAATGATTTCTTTTTCTCTGCAACCGGTCGCGGTCCCCTTGCTGTTAAGTGCATGTCACATTACATGCAAAGAACTGGACTTGATGCTTGCCCTCATGGATTTCGATCTAGTTTACGAGATTGGCTAGCAGAAACAACCGATGCCCCTTTTGAGGTAGCAGAAACCATTCTAGGTCATGTGGTCGGTGGACAAGTAGAGCGTGCTTACCGTCGTACTGATTATTTAGAACAGCGCCGTGTTTATATGGATAAATGGGCTGCCTATGTTACGGGGCAATCTTAAAATATGGGGTCTTGTACCCCATTTTTACTTCATTATCTGTGGATAACTTTCTCTCTTCGTTTACTCATTTTTGCTCAATAAGATTCATAAATTATCAAATGAGAAAATACATCATAAAGTACTGTTTTTTATGATTAAACTTACTTTCAAATCTCAATAAAATATGGTTAATAAATACTTATGATTTGTTACTATTTTTAGATTGAAAGGATTTAGTTATGACTGAACATGATGTTCTTCTTACAGACCGTGAAAGTGCAAAATTATTGCATATAAGCGTTTCAACATTCCGTCGCCATGTCACCAATGGAGCTTTACCAAAGCCCTTAAAATTTGGTTCTTTATCACGTTGGTTAAAATCGGATCTGTTGAATGTGATTGAAAAAGCCAAAACGCAACGTCAACATCTCAGTGATGTGGCATAAAAAAACCTTGTCACGTAAGGACGGACAAGGCTTTCTCAAATTATCGTAAATTGAAAATAGCAAAAACCGTCCTGTGACGCAACGTCTAAGGATGCGAAAATGTATCATTTTATAAATGCTCGGGGCATTACAAATGCCTTGCGGGGTGTCTGGTATGGTGCTTATGGACTTGCTCGCTGCCCTGCTCATGATGATCAAGTGCCTAGTTTATCCCTTGCCAATGGAAATGATGGGCGTCTCTTGCTTTATTGTTATGCCGGCTGCTCTTTTAAAGAGATCTTACAAGCTCTTAAGAACATTGGTCTTATCAATACACAAACATGTTTTGATAAAACTTATGATTATAGGTTGTCTCTCTCAAAACAGTTTTGTTGTGAAGATAACAAGGCAAAACAGAAAGCAGAGAGAGCACAAAAGATTTGGAAGCAAAGTCAACCAATTAAAGGGACCATAGCAGAGCTTTATTTACGCAAGCGTGGTATCACTTGTAACTTGCCCCCCTAGTTTACGCTTTCATAGCAAATGCCCCCATCCCTCTGGGAAAGCCATCCCCGCGTTGG is part of the Bartonella machadoae genome and harbors:
- a CDS encoding XRE family transcriptional regulator codes for the protein MDHSDRLLDMAKRLEVSVPFLSSVEISRKSVPVGIEEKIIELYALDQEAAARLRRESDAGRHSFTITSSDSLYRETVGMFMRLLKTFSQ
- a CDS encoding type II toxin-antitoxin system VapC family toxin; the protein is MFLDASAILAILLGEEEAPVFIEKMEKTQQNHTSAIAVWEAVAGLCFEKTQEGKPVARSTVVEAKALVDDFLEFYNIQFVTIEDREYQTAVHAYMNFGKGTGSKARLNMGDCFAYACSKNYELPLLFKGNDFIHTDIEKI
- a CDS encoding helix-turn-helix transcriptional regulator, which translates into the protein MTEHDVLLTDRESAKLLHISVSTFRRHVTNGALPKPLKFGSLSRWLKSDLLNVIEKAKTQRQHLSDVA
- a CDS encoding contractile injection system protein, VgrG/Pvc8 family — translated: MKPFCMVMANGQDITKTLMDYVLSIEITDEAEDKSDRITIELDDRARNSDNGFLDIPLIGTVLSVTLGYESGKIRDMGAYLIDEISVSSPPQSLTVTGRAAAMNTSYRTPKSQSYHQQTLGNIVQEIAQRNGYTAKVDPSLAKIVVRHIDQTTESDMAFAARLAEEYDAVAKPVDGKLVLAKRGEGKAITGETLPIVILHEKQCTCWDFKYSARDEAGAANGLETDGGEDQKAAADARAPEEIEEDENTIHMDENDLPEPSEPEKEEEKEAEKQEQEKKGGVIATYYDLRSGEKKEVKSGNPPFHELKYTYHNQSEAVAAIAAYRNKSSRGKSSFSCDIGGDPFVQAEAKLVQEPPFRPYIPAEWRIKSVKHKLDKTGGYTTKIECELFDEGQEDAAGNVANTTPDKDDTLDPNAPQNAYEEGEGVIHMDEGDI
- a CDS encoding helix-turn-helix domain-containing protein; this translates as MITPFGKTLRKLRIDHSERLLDMAKKLDISVPFLSSVEIGKKSVPVGMEEKIIEVYALNQEAAARLRRESDACRSSFTIKSSDPLCRETVGMFTRLLKVFSQQDLESFKGILETIREEKSQKNVRVAEEC
- a CDS encoding tail protein X, with amino-acid sequence MSDLYRTKQGDMVDAICWKYYAKGQQSLAVERVYAANLGLADYGPILTAGITIILPSLPYPKATPVIRIWGSKS
- a CDS encoding tyrosine-type recombinase/integrase; translated protein: MRAIHRLSASFVKTSPQGKYCDGVGLWLNVRKDNTRSWFFRYTHHNKRREMGLGPVTKLSLKEARELARHYSDILKEGNDPIVFREQTILKQQSNIFQEVAQAAFESKKAELKNEGKNGRWFSPLELHVIPHIGKLSIEKLTANIIRNVLAPLWHEKADTARKALNRINICLKYAAALGLDVDLQACMKARALLGKSRATSTNIPAMSWQELPDFYHNLEDNILSNLALKLLILTGARSYPLRYLRLEQIDKNIWTIPKENMKGIVGKVSDFRVPLSSEAMKVIEKTLPFEKKGFLFAGLKGKPISDATLSKFMKDKGFDYRPHGFRSSLRDWIAETTSTPFEIAESILAHSVGNSVTKAYMRTDFLEQRRVLLEQWASFISGTSLPNIPDR
- a CDS encoding phage tail protein, yielding MMLALGGFIFSIETAAYQTLDLSYGVPWVEQGRLGRKAALQLPAVANAEFSLTGVIYPDFKGGHGQLEYLRQIAHQGPHILVTGQGKILGKFVILSVEEKQSVFHYNGAPKKQEFTVKLREYGEDL
- a CDS encoding lysozyme; the protein is MRKISSEGLALIKQWEGLRLNAYKDAIGIWTIGYGHTNSAGKPFVHKGMIITEEQAEEFLCHDLQQFENAVEHAVQVSLTDEQFAALVSFCYNVGTAAFCNSTLLKKLNQGEYEAIPSELQKWTKAGGKRLQGLVHRRTAEAGLWAKGAYVSSNYQPVETKQPMGIFKAEALAPIIGSFSGLGGLLAGNGPIQWALATIMVLAACAGLFCVARRFQEHKL
- a CDS encoding tyrosine-type recombinase/integrase — protein: MPLMNRLNARAVATLGAGKYNDGAGLVLHKRKDGGAQWIYRYTIHGRRREMGLGALRDVSLKQARELATQWRFVIRDGRDPIKEREKQKREAMRNLHYLKDIALDAFESRKAELKGDGKNGEWFSPLKLHILPKLGCLPVSEITQTDIRNTLAPIWHTKAGAARAALNRLNICLKHAAALGLDVDLQATEKAKALLGKQRHKMQNRPAMDWRDVPFFYKTLCKTPTLTQLALRLLILTGVRTYPLRHIHKDQIEDDIWTIPAENMKGRRDTTKEFRVPLSTEALEILKQARLLSRNDFFFSATGRGPLAVKCMSHYMQRTGLDACPHGFRSSLRDWLAETTDAPFEVAETILGHVVGGQVERAYRRTDYLEQRRVYMDKWAAYVTGQS
- a CDS encoding type II toxin-antitoxin system YafQ family toxin, which translates into the protein MRSVSYSGKFKKDVKRAKKRGKDMQKLTEVMQLLIHKQQLPSILNDHALQGNWKSRQDLHIEPDWLLIYIVDEERVHFDRTDTHSDLFK